In a single window of the Veillonella sp. genome:
- the uvrC gene encoding excinuclease ABC subunit UvrC: MPSEELLEKVSHLPTTPGVYLWRDQYNRIIYVGKAINLRNRVRSYVRNDANRAPKVAAMMKRAVDVEIIQTKTEMEALILENTLIKEHEPKYNIRLRDDKTYPYVKISVQEDYPRVYMTRRLERDGAKYFGPFTDVTSVHVVLKLIRQYYPLRTCKSMKVERPCLQYHMHYCEAPCFNKISVSDYGKYIDEIIELFEGKPIPLLKEIKEKMELAAEDLRFEDAARYRDQLTSIEKIQEKQRMVTQRGDLDVLGIAVDTSMACVQLLFIRGGRLLGRENYFVQHDGDSQETIMTDFIKQYYGDTNFIPKELLLPMDSTDRDLLKEWFTQLKGQNVDVSVPQRGYKMDMIKMAHENAETFLEERRRQWQHQIDKTGGAVKKLAEVLDLPRLPERMECFDISHTQGAETVASMVVFEGGKPAKKEYRRFKLKTTQGKPDDFKSMAEIMERRYGKETDWPMPDLIIIDGGKGQLNAALPLIRGVGVTDVPVISLAKRIEEVFVEGQSESIILSHRSPELQLLQQIRDEAHRFAITYHRKLRGKRNLESILDHIEGIGPKRRKALWAHFNSLEAMKEASIDELSKVESMNYKTAETLYNFFRMSKAEKQDMLK, translated from the coding sequence ATGCCATCTGAAGAATTACTAGAGAAGGTCAGTCATTTGCCGACCACACCGGGTGTGTATTTATGGCGCGATCAATATAATCGTATCATCTATGTAGGTAAAGCCATTAACTTGCGCAACCGTGTGCGTTCCTATGTGCGTAATGATGCGAACCGAGCGCCGAAGGTTGCGGCTATGATGAAGCGTGCCGTCGATGTGGAGATTATTCAAACAAAGACAGAGATGGAAGCACTTATCTTAGAGAATACGCTTATTAAGGAGCATGAGCCTAAATACAATATTAGGCTTCGTGATGATAAAACGTATCCGTATGTAAAAATCTCAGTACAAGAGGACTATCCACGGGTATATATGACGCGCCGACTAGAACGGGATGGAGCCAAGTACTTTGGCCCTTTCACAGATGTTACATCTGTACATGTAGTATTGAAATTAATACGCCAGTACTATCCACTCAGGACATGTAAGTCTATGAAGGTAGAGCGACCATGTTTGCAATATCATATGCACTACTGTGAAGCACCGTGCTTTAATAAGATTTCCGTATCGGATTATGGAAAGTATATCGATGAAATCATAGAGCTTTTTGAAGGTAAGCCTATCCCTTTGCTGAAGGAAATTAAAGAGAAGATGGAACTAGCTGCAGAAGACTTACGCTTTGAAGATGCAGCACGTTATCGAGATCAGCTAACTAGTATAGAAAAGATACAAGAAAAGCAGCGCATGGTTACACAGCGTGGCGACTTAGACGTGTTAGGTATTGCAGTGGATACCTCGATGGCTTGTGTACAGTTATTATTTATCCGCGGTGGCCGACTATTAGGCCGTGAGAACTACTTTGTACAACATGATGGAGATAGTCAAGAAACTATCATGACGGACTTTATCAAGCAATACTATGGAGATACAAACTTCATTCCAAAGGAATTATTATTACCTATGGATAGCACCGATAGAGATTTGTTAAAGGAATGGTTTACACAGCTTAAAGGCCAGAATGTAGACGTATCTGTGCCACAGCGTGGTTATAAGATGGATATGATCAAGATGGCCCATGAGAATGCGGAAACCTTCTTAGAAGAGCGCCGTCGTCAGTGGCAACACCAAATAGATAAGACCGGTGGAGCCGTTAAGAAATTAGCGGAAGTTCTAGACTTACCACGCTTGCCAGAGCGTATGGAATGCTTTGATATCTCTCATACCCAAGGGGCTGAAACGGTAGCATCTATGGTTGTTTTTGAAGGTGGCAAACCAGCGAAGAAAGAATATCGCCGATTTAAATTAAAAACCACACAAGGTAAACCTGATGATTTCAAGTCTATGGCAGAAATCATGGAACGACGGTACGGTAAGGAAACAGATTGGCCTATGCCTGATCTCATCATCATCGATGGTGGTAAAGGTCAGCTCAATGCAGCACTGCCGTTGATTCGCGGTGTAGGTGTTACAGATGTGCCTGTTATCTCTTTAGCTAAACGTATTGAAGAGGTCTTTGTAGAAGGACAATCTGAAAGTATTATCCTAAGTCACCGTTCACCAGAGCTTCAATTACTCCAACAAATACGCGATGAAGCCCATCGCTTTGCTATTACGTACCATCGTAAGCTTCGTGGGAAACGTAATTTAGAATCTATTTTAGATCATATTGAAGGTATTGGCCCTAAACGTCGAAAGGCATTATGGGCTCACTTTAATAGTTTAGAAGCCATGAAAGAAGCATCTATTGATGAGCTTTCAAAGGTGGAATCTATGAACTATAAGACGGCAGAAACACTATATAATTTCTTCCGCATGTCTAAGGCAGAAAAACAAGATATGTTGAAATAA
- the uvrA gene encoding excinuclease ABC subunit UvrA, translating into MKDQLIVKGARQHNLKNIDISLPRDQFIVLTGLSGSGKSSLAFDTIYAEGQRRYVESLSAYARQFLGQMDKPDVDYIEGLSPAISIDQKTTSRNPRSTVGTVTEIYDYLRLLFARVGHAHCPECGKPITQQTIQQMTDDVMNFPEGTKILVLAPMIQGKKGEHKSVFDQLRKEGFVRARVDGAVRTLDEEIVLEKNKKHSIDIVVDRLVVKEGIESRLADSMETASKWAEGIVVIQEVDGPEHMYSQHFACPDCHISLPKIEPRMFSFNSPFGACPACLGIGSTMEVDEERVIPDGSITFADGCVQALSSNPNAWFMRQVEGLLKANGYSLDSTYDELPKALQKKVMYGTTDKVAFTYENMRGEVKEFFTEYEGILPMVKRRHSEASTDSMREEFEKFMSIKPCTTCHGARLKPEVLAITVGDKNINEVTQLTIKEALDFFGKLQLTEREQVIGAQILKEINARLGFLNNVGLDYLTMNRSAGTLSGGEAQRIRLATQIGSGLVGVLYILDEPSIGLHQRDNDRLIDTLKGLRDLGNTLLVVEHDEDTMRAADYLVDIGPGAGEHGGQIIAAGTVDEVMKVKDSITGQYLSGRKFIALPEERRKPGKNCIEIRGAKENNLQNVNVKFPIGLFNVVTGVSGSGKSTLINEILYKGLANQLYRSNHKVGAHKEIRGLEHIDKIINIDQSPIGRTPRSNPATYTGVFDAIRELYSQTPEAKMRGYKQGRFSFNVKGGRCEACRGDGIIKIEMHFLPDVYVPCEVCKGARYNRETLEVKYKGKSIADVLDMTVDDAVEFFSAIPKIHRKMVTLQEVGLGYIRLGQAATTLSGGEAQRVKLATELARRSTGKTLYILDEPTTGLHAEDIRKLLHVLQQLVEGGDTVVVIEHNLDVIKMADHIIDLGPEGGNRGGTIVATGTPEEIVKVKESYTGKFLGPVLEQTKKFMKAAQKKK; encoded by the coding sequence ATGAAAGATCAATTGATAGTAAAAGGTGCGCGTCAGCATAACCTTAAAAATATAGATATATCCTTACCACGGGACCAGTTTATTGTGTTGACAGGCCTCAGTGGTTCTGGCAAATCGTCCTTGGCATTCGATACGATTTATGCAGAAGGGCAACGACGCTATGTAGAGTCTTTATCTGCTTATGCACGTCAATTCTTGGGACAAATGGATAAACCTGATGTAGACTATATTGAAGGTTTGTCACCAGCTATTTCTATCGACCAAAAGACTACAAGCCGTAACCCTCGTTCTACAGTTGGTACTGTGACGGAGATTTACGATTACTTGCGTCTATTATTTGCTCGCGTAGGCCATGCTCATTGTCCTGAATGTGGTAAGCCTATTACACAGCAAACGATACAACAAATGACAGATGATGTAATGAACTTCCCAGAAGGCACTAAGATTTTAGTATTAGCCCCTATGATTCAAGGGAAAAAAGGAGAGCATAAATCCGTCTTTGATCAACTTCGAAAAGAAGGTTTTGTTCGTGCCCGTGTAGATGGTGCTGTACGTACATTAGATGAAGAGATTGTATTAGAAAAAAATAAAAAACACTCTATCGATATCGTAGTAGACCGTCTCGTTGTAAAAGAAGGTATTGAATCTCGCTTAGCAGACTCTATGGAGACCGCATCAAAATGGGCAGAAGGCATTGTAGTTATCCAAGAGGTAGATGGACCTGAACACATGTATAGCCAACACTTTGCATGTCCAGATTGCCATATTTCCTTACCGAAAATTGAGCCACGTATGTTCTCCTTTAACAGTCCATTTGGTGCCTGCCCAGCTTGTTTGGGAATTGGCTCTACCATGGAAGTAGACGAAGAACGCGTTATTCCAGATGGATCTATTACCTTTGCCGATGGTTGTGTACAAGCGTTGAGTTCTAACCCTAATGCATGGTTTATGCGCCAAGTAGAAGGTTTGTTAAAAGCTAATGGATATTCTTTAGACTCTACCTATGATGAATTACCAAAAGCATTACAGAAAAAAGTAATGTATGGCACTACAGATAAGGTTGCTTTCACGTACGAAAATATGCGCGGCGAAGTAAAGGAATTCTTTACTGAGTACGAAGGTATTTTACCGATGGTAAAACGCCGTCATAGTGAAGCCTCTACAGATTCTATGCGTGAAGAGTTTGAAAAATTTATGTCCATTAAGCCTTGTACTACATGCCATGGAGCTCGTCTTAAACCTGAAGTATTAGCTATAACCGTAGGGGATAAGAACATCAATGAAGTGACCCAATTGACCATTAAAGAAGCACTCGATTTCTTTGGTAAGTTACAGTTAACAGAGCGGGAACAAGTGATTGGGGCTCAAATTTTGAAGGAAATCAATGCTCGTCTTGGGTTCCTCAATAATGTAGGCCTGGATTATCTTACTATGAACCGTAGTGCAGGTACTTTGTCTGGTGGTGAAGCGCAACGTATTCGTCTAGCTACGCAAATCGGCTCTGGTTTGGTAGGTGTATTGTACATCCTAGACGAACCGTCCATAGGTCTACATCAACGAGATAATGATCGACTCATCGATACGCTGAAAGGCTTGCGTGATTTAGGTAATACCTTGCTCGTTGTAGAACACGACGAAGATACGATGCGTGCGGCTGACTATCTCGTAGACATCGGGCCAGGTGCAGGTGAGCATGGAGGTCAAATTATTGCAGCTGGTACAGTAGACGAAGTGATGAAGGTAAAAGACTCTATTACTGGTCAGTATTTGAGTGGCCGTAAATTTATCGCTCTTCCTGAAGAACGCCGTAAGCCAGGTAAGAACTGCATTGAAATTCGCGGTGCAAAGGAAAATAATTTACAAAATGTAAATGTAAAATTCCCTATTGGCTTATTCAATGTTGTTACTGGTGTCAGCGGTTCTGGTAAGTCTACCTTGATTAATGAAATTCTCTACAAAGGTTTAGCTAATCAATTATATCGCTCTAACCACAAAGTAGGAGCTCATAAAGAAATCCGTGGCCTTGAACATATCGATAAAATCATCAATATAGACCAAAGTCCTATCGGTCGTACACCGCGCTCTAATCCAGCTACCTATACTGGTGTATTCGATGCTATACGCGAGCTTTATAGTCAAACACCAGAAGCAAAGATGCGCGGTTACAAACAAGGGCGCTTTAGCTTTAACGTAAAAGGTGGCCGCTGTGAAGCTTGTCGTGGTGATGGTATCATCAAAATTGAAATGCACTTCTTACCAGATGTGTACGTACCTTGTGAGGTTTGTAAGGGAGCCCGTTATAACCGAGAAACCTTAGAGGTTAAATACAAAGGCAAATCCATTGCCGATGTATTAGATATGACCGTAGATGATGCAGTAGAATTCTTTAGCGCTATCCCTAAAATTCATCGTAAGATGGTTACCTTACAAGAGGTAGGTTTAGGCTATATTCGTTTAGGTCAAGCCGCAACAACCCTATCTGGTGGTGAGGCTCAACGGGTTAAATTAGCTACTGAATTAGCTCGTCGCAGCACAGGTAAAACATTGTACATCCTAGATGAACCGACTACAGGTCTTCACGCCGAAGATATTCGTAAGTTATTACACGTATTGCAACAACTCGTAGAGGGTGGCGATACCGTTGTGGTTATCGAGCATAATTTAGATGTCATTAAGATGGCAGACCACATCATCGATCTTGGCCCTGAAGGCGGTAATCGGGGTGGTACTATCGTAGCTACAGGTACACCTGAGGAAATCGTGAAGGTGAAAGAAAGCTATACCGGCAAATTCTTAGGCCCTGTATTAGAACAGACTAAGAAATTTATGAAAGCAGCTCAAAAGAAGAAATAG
- a CDS encoding TerC family protein, producing MDILSVQGLLAMLQIIVIDILLAGDNAIVIGMAARNLPAHLQKKAIFWGTAGAIILRLVMAFLFVEALNNIPALRLVGGILLLWIGYKLVADDESEHNIEAKDNLRAAITTIVIADGIMGIDNVIGVVGAAGGHMTMVAIGMLITVPIIIYGSTLFVKVIEHFPIILYVGGGILGWVGAGMAVEDTLIAHSVEPYALFIKIAAAILVVGASLVAKKLKK from the coding sequence TTGGACATCTTATCTGTACAAGGTTTATTAGCGATGCTTCAGATCATCGTTATCGATATCTTACTTGCTGGCGACAATGCCATTGTAATTGGTATGGCAGCTCGTAACTTGCCAGCACATTTACAGAAGAAAGCCATCTTCTGGGGCACAGCCGGCGCTATTATTTTACGTCTTGTTATGGCATTCCTATTTGTAGAGGCATTGAACAATATTCCTGCACTTCGTTTAGTAGGTGGTATTCTCCTCTTATGGATCGGATACAAGCTCGTTGCCGATGATGAAAGCGAGCATAATATCGAAGCTAAGGATAATTTACGCGCAGCCATTACAACTATTGTTATTGCTGACGGTATCATGGGTATCGATAATGTTATCGGTGTAGTTGGTGCTGCAGGTGGTCATATGACAATGGTAGCCATTGGTATGCTCATAACTGTACCAATCATCATTTATGGCAGTACTTTATTTGTAAAAGTCATCGAACATTTCCCAATTATCCTATACGTTGGCGGCGGTATCCTTGGCTGGGTAGGTGCTGGTATGGCAGTAGAGGATACATTGATTGCTCATAGTGTTGAGCCATATGCACTGTTCATCAAAATTGCTGCAGCAATCCTCGTAGTAGGGGCATCTTTGGTAGCTAAAAAACTCAAGAAATAA
- a CDS encoding pyridoxamine 5'-phosphate oxidase family protein codes for MFKPIRIKINEIDRAATEALLQSNRRGIIAMNGVEGYPYAIPINYFYDCDNKKIYFHGAKAGHKVESLKTSDKVCFTVYGNERIDESESWAPYVQSVVVFGRCRLLEAGSESIDRLKEFAMKYYPSEQLVDKNIAHAGRAVQMFEITIEHMSGKQVQEK; via the coding sequence ATGTTTAAACCTATTCGTATAAAGATAAATGAAATAGATCGTGCTGCTACAGAAGCTTTATTACAATCTAATCGTCGTGGAATTATTGCCATGAATGGTGTTGAGGGTTATCCTTATGCTATTCCTATTAATTATTTTTATGATTGTGATAATAAAAAGATTTATTTTCATGGAGCTAAAGCTGGTCATAAAGTAGAGTCATTGAAAACTTCAGATAAGGTATGTTTTACCGTATATGGTAATGAGAGAATTGATGAATCTGAATCCTGGGCGCCGTATGTACAAAGTGTAGTCGTATTTGGAAGATGTCGTTTGCTAGAGGCAGGTTCAGAATCTATAGATCGATTAAAAGAATTTGCTATGAAATATTATCCTAGTGAGCAGCTTGTAGACAAAAATATTGCTCATGCTGGTAGAGCAGTTCAAATGTTTGAAATCACCATTGAACATATGAGTGGTAAACAAGTACAAGAGAAATAA
- a CDS encoding TerC family protein translates to MEFLEVATWVTIGKIILIDILLAGDNAVVIGMAAGKLAPELQKKAVIWGTVGAIVMRLVFATLLVEALTLIPLIHLGGGLVLVWIAIQLLKGGDEDAHIEAKNSLMGAIWTIIVADAMMSIDNVIGVVGAARGHLELVIAGMLITVPIIVFCSTLFARIINKFPAILWAGGALLGWVAGEMIVEDPLLMPYIQGEELLVKFGTVFFVLIVTGMIKIWKKRDA, encoded by the coding sequence ATGGAATTTTTAGAAGTTGCCACGTGGGTAACCATTGGTAAAATTATTTTGATTGATATTTTGTTGGCTGGCGATAATGCTGTAGTAATTGGTATGGCAGCAGGTAAGCTAGCTCCAGAACTACAAAAGAAAGCCGTAATTTGGGGTACAGTAGGTGCCATTGTAATGCGCCTTGTATTTGCTACCCTTTTAGTAGAGGCTCTTACTTTAATTCCTCTTATCCACTTAGGTGGTGGCCTTGTACTTGTATGGATTGCCATTCAATTATTAAAAGGTGGCGATGAAGATGCACATATCGAAGCTAAGAATTCATTAATGGGTGCCATTTGGACGATTATTGTAGCTGACGCAATGATGAGTATTGATAATGTCATCGGTGTAGTAGGGGCCGCTAGAGGTCATTTAGAGCTTGTTATTGCAGGTATGTTAATTACTGTTCCAATTATCGTATTTTGCTCTACATTATTTGCTCGAATTATTAATAAATTCCCTGCCATTCTTTGGGCTGGTGGTGCACTCCTTGGTTGGGTTGCAGGCGAAATGATTGTGGAAGATCCACTTCTTATGCCATATATTCAAGGTGAAGAATTACTCGTTAAATTCGGCACTGTATTCTTCGTTCTTATTGTGACAGGTATGATTAAAATTTGGAAGAAAAGAGACGCGTAA
- the rlmD gene encoding 23S rRNA (uracil(1939)-C(5))-methyltransferase RlmD gives MNGTNRTSRKKQSKQHRRSNRSNSPQAISGQLSKKQQAILNAPVKFGDEVLVTIHGIGSSGEGVGRVDDFTVFVPFALPGETVKVAIDMVKKTYATGRLLEIVTMAHNRIDASCNLYGFCGGCQLQHITYEGQLSLKTQKVKDVIERIGHQNPDLVKPTLGPKEPWAYRNKMQMPVGGTKGDIQMGFYAMGSHDIVQGTNCPIQDEGNNIIAQACYQIAKEFDIEPYDEYTGKGVLRHIIGRIGQSGWMIILVTAIEQLPYKEKWVEKLTERIPQVETIVHNVNGKRTNVILGPKNNILYGDGTITDHIKDLQFTLSPHSFFQVNPEQTTVLYDQALEYADLKGDETVIDAYCGTGTISLFLAHKAKHVIGIEIVEPAIINARENAKRNGYDNTEFIVADAAVEMPKLYKAGVRPDVIVFDPIRAGCKEEVLTSAAGMEPKRIVYVSCNPATMARDIEILTHYGYELKEVQPVDMFPMTAHVEAVALLTRSKAM, from the coding sequence ATGAACGGTACTAATCGTACATCTCGTAAAAAACAATCTAAACAACATAGAAGAAGTAATCGCTCTAATTCACCGCAAGCTATAAGCGGCCAATTATCTAAAAAACAACAGGCTATTTTAAATGCGCCTGTTAAGTTTGGTGATGAAGTATTGGTAACTATTCATGGCATCGGTAGCAGCGGTGAAGGGGTAGGTCGTGTAGACGATTTTACTGTCTTTGTGCCTTTTGCCTTACCTGGAGAAACTGTGAAAGTAGCTATTGATATGGTTAAAAAAACCTATGCTACAGGGCGCCTCTTAGAAATTGTTACGATGGCTCACAATCGTATCGATGCAAGTTGTAATCTTTATGGATTCTGTGGAGGCTGCCAACTACAACACATTACCTATGAAGGGCAGCTTTCACTAAAAACACAAAAGGTAAAGGACGTTATCGAACGTATTGGTCATCAAAATCCAGACCTTGTTAAGCCTACATTAGGACCTAAAGAACCATGGGCATATCGCAATAAGATGCAAATGCCTGTAGGCGGCACTAAAGGCGATATTCAAATGGGATTCTATGCGATGGGATCTCACGATATCGTGCAAGGCACAAACTGTCCTATTCAAGATGAAGGGAATAATATCATCGCTCAAGCTTGTTACCAAATCGCTAAAGAGTTTGATATTGAACCGTATGATGAATATACAGGAAAGGGTGTACTGCGCCATATTATTGGACGCATTGGACAATCTGGATGGATGATTATCCTTGTAACGGCAATAGAACAATTGCCGTATAAAGAGAAGTGGGTAGAAAAATTAACTGAACGCATCCCTCAAGTAGAAACTATCGTTCACAACGTTAATGGTAAGCGTACTAATGTTATCTTAGGCCCTAAAAATAATATCCTTTATGGTGATGGGACGATTACAGACCATATTAAGGACCTACAGTTTACATTGTCCCCACATTCATTCTTTCAAGTTAATCCAGAACAAACTACAGTACTTTACGACCAAGCTCTTGAGTATGCAGATCTTAAAGGGGATGAAACCGTTATCGATGCGTACTGTGGTACGGGGACAATTTCATTGTTTTTGGCGCATAAAGCTAAACATGTAATAGGTATTGAAATCGTAGAACCAGCCATTATTAATGCTCGTGAAAATGCGAAACGCAATGGCTATGATAATACCGAATTCATCGTCGCTGATGCGGCTGTAGAAATGCCAAAACTCTACAAGGCTGGCGTACGACCAGACGTCATCGTATTCGATCCAATTCGAGCAGGCTGTAAAGAAGAAGTACTAACCTCTGCAGCAGGGATGGAACCAAAACGCATTGTTTACGTATCCTGTAACCCAGCTACCATGGCTCGAGACATTGAAATCCTTACACACTACGGCTATGAACTAAAAGAAGTACAACCAGTGGATATGTTTCCAATGACAGCGCATGTTGAAGCAGTGGCTTTACTCACTAGAAGCAAAGCGATGTAG
- a CDS encoding MATE family efflux transporter, which yields MYQTNTILQKIWLFIKLFTPMCITQFSLIGGTFIAIFLTGQYSTTDLAGVATGYNLWLLFYIFAQGTLMGITPIISQLLGAKKTDDISTIFHQGLFIGTGLAFIILIIGILGLRPLLTTLNLEPAAAEVCINYLKAFALGLFPLLWVNTLRNTVDSHGLTHYSMAIVFTSFVINVFLNYALIFGHYGFPEIGGVGAGYGIAGACWTNFILFSLVILFHPKLKGYRIYKDFKRPSFHYIREQLQVGIPIGASIFLEASIFSIAGLLMVHFGSAVVAAHQSVISFTNVFYCLPLSIAMASTIAVAYELGAGRKKEAIQYSYIARVMAIIIALLICAFTFTNMDNIADLFTNDDEVYGLIYQFLGYGVFFAAIDAIGTPLQGILRAYKDVKIVLYISLISYWGVCFPTAYILAKNPNYGPFGVWIGLLASVLAAGVLFTWRTWYIQRQQK from the coding sequence ATGTATCAAACAAATACAATATTACAAAAAATATGGTTATTCATAAAACTATTTACTCCTATGTGCATAACTCAATTTTCCCTTATAGGTGGTACATTTATCGCCATCTTTTTAACGGGACAATATAGTACGACAGATTTAGCAGGCGTCGCAACGGGGTATAATTTGTGGCTTCTCTTCTATATCTTTGCACAAGGGACGTTAATGGGTATCACACCGATCATTTCTCAGCTATTGGGAGCTAAGAAAACGGATGATATTTCCACAATTTTCCATCAAGGTCTTTTCATTGGTACAGGTCTAGCATTTATAATTTTAATCATCGGTATCTTGGGTCTTCGCCCATTACTGACGACATTAAATTTAGAACCTGCTGCCGCTGAGGTTTGTATTAATTATCTGAAAGCTTTTGCTCTTGGTTTGTTCCCTCTACTTTGGGTAAATACCTTGCGTAATACAGTCGATTCCCATGGGTTAACACATTACTCTATGGCCATCGTATTTACAAGCTTTGTGATTAATGTATTCTTAAACTATGCACTCATCTTTGGCCACTACGGTTTTCCTGAAATCGGTGGTGTTGGTGCTGGTTATGGTATTGCTGGTGCTTGTTGGACCAACTTTATTCTCTTTAGTTTAGTCATTCTCTTCCATCCTAAATTAAAGGGATATAGAATTTATAAAGACTTTAAACGCCCAAGCTTCCACTACATTCGTGAACAATTACAAGTGGGTATTCCTATTGGTGCTTCCATCTTCTTAGAAGCCAGTATCTTTAGTATCGCTGGCCTCTTGATGGTTCACTTTGGATCTGCCGTAGTAGCAGCTCATCAGTCGGTTATTTCCTTTACTAATGTATTCTACTGCTTACCACTCAGTATTGCTATGGCCTCTACTATTGCTGTTGCTTACGAGCTCGGTGCAGGGCGTAAAAAAGAAGCCATTCAGTATTCTTACATCGCTCGTGTAATGGCCATCATCATTGCGTTACTCATTTGTGCCTTTACGTTCACCAATATGGACAATATTGCAGACCTATTCACAAATGATGACGAAGTATATGGTCTTATTTATCAATTCCTTGGATATGGCGTATTCTTTGCCGCTATCGATGCCATCGGTACTCCATTACAAGGTATTCTAAGAGCTTACAAGGATGTAAAAATAGTACTTTACATCTCTCTCATATCGTATTGGGGCGTATGTTTCCCTACCGCTTATATCCTTGCTAAAAATCCTAATTATGGACCATTTGGCGTATGGATTGGGTTACTCGCTAGCGTACTAGCAGCAGGTGTATTATTTACTTGGCGTACTTGGTACATTCAACGTCAACAAAAATAA
- a CDS encoding ADP-ribosylglycohydrolase family protein, whose product MLGAIIGDIVGSRFEFNNIRRKDFDFFTDQCVLTDDSIMTLAVAKAILMSQPNYRNLSKNAVECMQTIGRCYPGYGYGDRFYRWIFSENPKPYNSYGNGSAMRVSAAGLAAHSLDEAKLLSKLVTEVTHNHPEGMKGAEATAVAVYLAKIGKDIQEIRDYINQHYYTMDFTLDEIRDTYRFNESCQGTVPQALQAFFESTDFGDAIRNAISIGGDSDTVAAICGGVAQAYYGIPTDIRKQALSFLDTKLLGILTAFEEKFIPVVV is encoded by the coding sequence ATGTTAGGAGCAATCATTGGTGATATAGTTGGTTCACGATTCGAATTTAATAATATTAGACGGAAGGACTTTGATTTCTTTACAGATCAATGTGTGTTAACTGATGATAGTATCATGACACTTGCTGTAGCAAAGGCCATTCTTATGAGCCAACCAAATTACAGAAATCTTTCAAAAAATGCAGTGGAATGTATGCAGACGATTGGGAGATGCTATCCAGGTTATGGTTATGGTGATCGGTTCTATAGATGGATTTTTTCAGAGAATCCAAAGCCATATAATAGTTATGGTAATGGCTCAGCTATGAGAGTTAGTGCTGCTGGGTTGGCAGCACATAGTTTGGACGAAGCAAAGCTTCTTTCTAAATTAGTTACTGAGGTTACTCATAATCATCCAGAAGGCATGAAAGGTGCAGAGGCGACAGCAGTTGCCGTATACTTAGCTAAAATTGGTAAAGATATACAAGAAATCAGAGATTATATTAATCAGCATTATTACACTATGGATTTCACATTGGATGAAATCAGAGATACCTATAGGTTTAATGAAAGTTGTCAAGGAACCGTGCCACAAGCATTGCAAGCTTTTTTTGAATCTACTGATTTTGGAGATGCCATTCGCAATGCCATCTCAATAGGTGGTGACAGTGATACTGTTGCTGCTATTTGTGGCGGTGTAGCACAGGCATATTATGGTATTCCAACGGATATTAGAAAACAGGCTCTATCGTTTTTAGATACTAAACTGCTAGGTATATTAACTGCCTTTGAAGAGAAGTTTATACCAGTTGTTGTATAA